From Erigeron canadensis isolate Cc75 chromosome 8, C_canadensis_v1, whole genome shotgun sequence, one genomic window encodes:
- the LOC122610545 gene encoding uncharacterized protein LOC122610545 produces the protein MPELLPIPKEELIKIPVDCYTRVVRIKKGDCFDTKEDLKIALYTKCVEDDYQLVVSRSDKHRFETKCKIDQKGCTWRMMSRRVKNCEMFQVTTFIDQHTCSRTQLYPHHRQANKKVLGGFLAELMFVKGRVYKGHEIMTDINARFKINISYSQAWRAKCYALELLRGSPEASFAQLPAYCHNLKLKNPGSVTHIKTDRDGRFELLFIAIGAAIRSFVSFLRPVIIVDAAHLKGRYLGTNLLAVGMDANNGILPITYGVGKSETSDSWTWFMGHLRDCMGTVSNLTIISDRANLINMAIRRCFPDAFHGLCAVHLYKNLKSRSPGIKHHQWTYWKAVKAYREVDFNRHINRLRHVMPESAQTLEAIGFERWSRVHTLGASYGFMTSNSAESINSLSRHSRKLPITMLMEFFRASLQEWYYRKRNVAESLERRVTPWTEKKIAKRVVKSTSWRVEPCSNTFFEVIDHNLNGLVDLDAKTCTCGKWQTSSFPCGHVIKVALHLNQDDSSVYTMECYTSETYRQTYAEIVYPIPHPSEWEIPDDLQTVLPPVMDRRLPGRPKNCDRIPSKGEEKKNPTCSRCKECGHTRMTYGALMPSQTSFPPPTEYGSSSKSKVHSAVPVEGEVPVEWEVPVEGEAPVEREVLVEREVPQK, from the exons ATGCCAGAATTACTTCCAATACCTAAAGAAGAACTGATCAAGATACCTGTTGATTGTTACACCAGAGTTGTTCGTATCAAAAAAGGTGATTGTTTTGATACAAAAGAAGACTTGAAGATAGCTCTATATACGAAATGTGTGGAAGATGACTACCAACTAGTTGTTTCAAGATCAGATAAACATCGTTTTGAAACAAAGTGTAAAATTGATCAAAAAGGTTGTACGTGGCGTATGATGTCAAGGAGGGTAAAAAATTGTGAAATGTTTCAAGTCACTACATTCATTGATCAACATACTTGTTCAAGAACCCAACTTTATCCTCACCATAGACAGGCAAACAAAAAGGTGTTGGGTGGATTTTTGGCGGAGTTAATGTTTGTGAAAGGAAGGGTATATAAGGGTCATGAGATTATGACTGACATAAATGCCCGGTTCAAGATTAATATCTCATATTCTCAAGCTTGGAGAGCCAAGTGTTATGCCTTGGAACTGTTGAGGGGGTCACCAGAAGCATCGTTTGCCCAACTTCCAGCTTATTGTCAcaatttaaagttgaaaaatcCCGGGTCGGTAACTCATATCAAAACAGATAGAGATGGACGTTTTGAGTTGTTGTTTATCGCCATTGGTGCAGCG ATACGTTCGTTTGTTTCTTTCTTGCGGCCAGTTATTATAGTTGATGCGGCACATCTAAAAGGTCGATATCTTGGAACGAACTTATTAGCAGTAGGCATGGATGCTAATAATGGGATACTACCAATAACTTATGGGGTTGGCAAATCTGAAACCTCTGATTCGTGGACATGGTTTATGGGGCATCTTAGAGATTGCATGGGTACGGTTAGCAATTTGACAATCATATCCGATAGGGCAAACTTAATTAATATGGCTATTAGAAGGTGTTTTCCAGATGCTTTTCATGGACTTTGTGCTGTTCATTtgtataaaaatctaaaatcaaGGTCTCCTGGTATTAAACATCACCAATGGACATACTGGAAAGCGGTGAAAGCTTATCGAGAAGTGGATTTTAATAGGCATATAAATCGTTTGAGACATGTTATGCCCGAGTCTGCCCAAACACTAGAAGCTATTGGGTTTGAAAGATGGTCAAGAGTGCACACTCTTGGAGCAAGCTATGGTTTCATGACATCTAATAGTGCAGAATCAATCAACTCTCTAAGTCGCCATTCAAGGAAATTACCCATAACTATGTTAATGGAGTTTTTCCGCGCATCTCTGCAAGAGTGGTATTATAGGAAAAGAAATGTTGCAG AATCATTGGAACGTCGTGTTACACCATGGACCGAAAAAAAGATTGCAAAACGTGTTGTGAAGTCAACTTCTTGGAGAGTTGAACCATGTTCAAACACATTTTTTGAAGTTATAGATCATAATTTGAATGGGCTTGTCGATCTAGATGCAAAGACGTGTACTTGTGGAAAATGGCAAACTTCTAGTTTTCCATGTGGTCATGTTATAAAAGTTGCTCTTCATCTAAACCAAGATGATTCAAGTGTATACACTATGGAGTGTTACACTTCGGAAACATATCGTCAAACGTATGCCGAGATTGTCTATCCCATACCACATCCATCTGAATGGGAGATACCTGATGACTTACAAACAGTTTTGCCACCGGTTATGGACAGAAGACTGCCTGGCCGCCCCAAAAATTGTGATCGTATTCCGTCTAAGGGTGAGGAGAAGAAAAACCCGACTTGTAGTCGTTGTAAGGAATGTGGTCATACAAGGATGACATATGGAGCACTGATGCCATCACAAACATCTTTTCCTCCACCCACAGAATATGGATCTTCGTCAAAATCAAAAGTTCATTCGGCG GTTCCTGTGGAAGGGGAGGTACCCGTGGAATGGGAGGTGCCTGTGGAAGGGGAGGCGCCTGTGGAACGGGAGGTGCTTGTGGAACGGGAGGTGCCTCAGAAGTAG
- the LOC122578170 gene encoding somatic embryogenesis receptor kinase 1, producing MNVMEKEGVMRLIMVCLIMVKLIYANLEGDALHSLRTNLDDPNSVLQSWDPTLVNPCTWFHVTCNNDNSVIRVDLGNAALSGTLVPQIGLLKNLQYLELYSNNITGPIPNDLGNLTNLVSLDLYLNSFSGPIPVTLGRLSKLRFLRLNNNSLTGPIPMQLTNITSLQVLDLSNNRLSGSVPDNGSFSLFTPISFANNLDLCGPVTGHPCPGSPPFSPPPPFVQPPPIALPGGNSETGAIAGGVAAGAALLFAAPALAFAWWRRRKPQEFFFDVPAEEDPEVHLGQLKRFSLRELQVATDSFSNKNILGRGGFGKVYKGRLADGSLVAVKRLKEERTPGGELQFQTEVEMISMAVHRNLLRLRGFCMTPTERLLVYPYMANGSVASCLRERPPNEPPLDWPTRKRIALGSARGLSYLHDHCDPKIIHRDVKAANILLDEEFEAVVGDFGLAKLMDYKDTHVTTAVRGTIGHIAPEYLSTGKSSEKTDVFGYGIMLLELITGQRAFDLARLANDDDVMLLDWVKGLLKERRVEMLVDPDLEANYIDSEVEQLIQVALLCTQGSPMDRPKMSDVVRMLEGDGLAERWDEWQKVEVLRQEMDLAPHPNSDWILDSTENLHAVELSGPR from the exons ATGAATGTGATGGAGAAAGAAGGTGTGATGAGGCTTATTATGGTGTGTTTGATCATGGTGAAGCTCATTTATGCAAATTTGGAAG GTGATGCTTTGCATAGTTTGAGGACTAATTTAGATGACCCGAATAGTGTGCTCCAGAGTTGGGATCCGACCCTTGTGAACCCTTGCACTTGGTTTCATGTCACATGTAACAATGATAATAGTGTTATTCGTGT TGATCTAGGAAATGCAGCTCTTTCTGGTACACTGGTCCCACAGATTGGCCTGCTGAAGAATTTGCAATACTT AGAGTTGTACAGCAATAACATAACTGGACCGATCCCTAACGATCTTGGAAATTTGACAAACTTAGTTAGCTTAGATCTTTACCTCAACAGTTTCTCTGGACCCATTCCAGTGACATTGGGGAGGCTATCCAAGTTGCGATTCCT CCGACTTAACAATAATAGTTTGACTGGCCCGATCCCTATGCAATTGACTAACATCACGTCATTGCAAGTGCT GGATCTATCAAATAACCGTCTCTCAGGATCAGTTCCTGATAATggctctttctcactatttacACCCATCAG TTTTGCCAACAACCTAGATCTTTGTGGCCCTGTTACGGGACACCCCTGCCCCGGATCTCCTCCATTCTCTCCACCTCCACCATTTGTGCAACCCCCACCGATTGCTTTGCCAG GTGGAAACAGCGAAACTGGAGCCATAGCTGGAGGGGTAGCTGCTGGGGCTGCTCTACTCTTTGCTGCTCCCGCCCTTGCATTTGCATGGTGGCGGCGTCGAAAACCCCAGGAATTTTTCTTTGATGTACCTG CTGAAGAAGATCCTGAAGTTCATTTGGGACAACTAAAACGGTTTTCTTTGAGGGAGTTGCAAGTTGCAACAGATAGTTTTAGCAATAAAAACATACTGGGTAGAGGTGGATTTGGGAAGGTATACAAGGGACGTCTAGCAGATGGCTCGCTTGTTGCTGTGAAACGATTAAAAGAAGAGCGCACTCCTGGTGGGGAGCTCCAGTTTCAAACAGAAGTTGAGATGATTAGCATGGCAGTGCATAGAAATCTTCTGCGGTTAAGGGGCTTTTGTATGACACCAACTGAACGGTTGCTTGTATATCCCTACATGGCCAATGGAAGTGTAGCCTCTTGTTTGAGAG AGCGGCCACCGAATGAGCCACCTTTGGATTGGCCAACCCGAAAACGAATTGCTTTAGGATCAGCCCGAGGTCTTTCTTATTTGCACGATCATTGTGACCCGAAAATCATTCATCGTGATGTTAAAGCTGCAAATATTCTATTGGATGAGGAGTTTGAGGCCGTTGTTGGTGATTTTGGGTTGGCCAAGTTAATGGATTACAAAGATACACATGTTACTACCGCTGTACGTGGCACAATCGGCCATATTGCTCCCGAGTACCTGTCCACCGGAAAATCATCTGAAAAAACTGATGTTTTTGGGTATGGAATTATGCTCTTGGAATTAATTACGGGTCAAAGGGCGTTCGATCTTGCTCGACTtgctaatgatgatgatgtgatGTTACTTGATTGG GTGAAAGGGCTTTTAAAAGAGCGGAGAGTGGAAATGCTTGTGGATCCTGATCTAGAAGCCAATTACATAGATTCGGAAGTTGAGCAACTGATTCAGGTTGCATTACTGTGCACACAAGGCTCGCCAATGGACCGTCCCAAAATGTCAGATGTGGTGAGGATGCTAGAAGGTGACGGGTTGGCTGAAAGATGGGATGAGTGGCAGAAAGTTGAAGTGCTCCGGCAGGAAATGGATCTTGCACCACATCCCAATTCTGATTGGATACTTGATTCTACTGAGAATTTGCATGCCGTTGAGTTATCTGGTCCAAGGTAA
- the LOC122611286 gene encoding 60S ribosomal protein L3-1, which produces MSHRKFEHPRHGSLGFLPRKRAARHRGKVKAFPKDDPTKPCKLTAFLGYKAGMTHIVREVEKPGSKLHKKETCEAVTIIETPPMVVVGVVAYVKTPRGLRSLNTVWAQHLSEDIKRRFYKNWCKSKKKAFAKYSKKFETEEGKKDIQSQLEKMKKYGTVIRVLAHTQIRKMKGLKQKKAHLMEIQVNGGSIAQKVDFAYGFFEKQIPIDAVFQKDEMIDIIGVTKGKGYEGVVTRWGVTRLPRKTHRGLRKVACIGAWHPARVSYTVARAGQNGYHHRTEMNKKIYKLGKTGQESHTALTEFDRTEKDITPMGGFPHYGVVKDDYLLIKGCCVGPKKRVVTLRQSLLAQTSRLALEDIKLKFIDTSSKFGHGRFQTADEKLKFYNRVKA; this is translated from the exons ATGTCGCACAGGAAGTTTGAGCACCCAAGACATGGTTCCCTTGGATTTCTTCCAAGAAAGCGTGCTGCTCGCCACAGAGGCAAAG TGAAGGCCTTCCCCAAGGATGACCCAACTAAGCCTTGCAAGCTTACTGCTTTTTTGGGTTACAAGGCTGGGATGACCCACATTGTCAGAGAAGTCGAGAAGCCTGGATCTA AGCTTCACAAGAAGGAGACATGTGAGGCAGTTACCATCATTGAGACCCCTCCCATGGTGGTTGTTGGTGTCGTGGCTTACGTCAAGACTCCACGTGGTCTTCGATCTTTGAACACTGTCTGGGCTCAACATTTGAGTGAAGACATTAAGAGGAGGTTCTACAAGAACTGGTGCAAGTCCAAGAAGAAGGCATTTGCCAAGTATTCCAAGAAGTTTGAAACTGAAGAGGGCAAGAAGGATATCCAGTCCCAATTGGAGAAAATGAAGAAGTACGGAACAGTTATCAGGGTCTTGGCTCACACCCAG ATTAGGAAGATGAAGGGATTGAAACAAAAGAAAGCGCACCTTATGGAGATCCAGGTGAACGGTGGATCAATTGCCCAGAAGGTCGACTTTGCTTATGGCTTCTTTGAGAAGCAGATTCCAATTGATGCTGTTTTCCAGAAGGATGAAATGATTGACATTATTGGTGTAACCAAGGGTAAGGGTTATGAAGGTGTTGTGACACGTTGGGGTGTTACTCGTCTTCCCCGTAAGACTCACAGGGGTCTGCGTAAGGTTGCTTGTATTGGAGCATGGCATCCTGCTAGAGTTTCCTACACTGTTGCCAGAGCTGGTCAGAATGGATACCATCACCGAACTGAAATGAACAAGAAGATCTACAAGCTTGGAAAGACTGGTCAGGAGTCTCACACTGCCCTTACTGAGTTTGACAG GACTGAGAAGGATATAACTCCAATGGGTGGTTTCCCTCACTATGGTGTGGTGAAGGATGACTACTTGTTGATCAAGGGTTGTTGTGTTGGCCCAAAGAAGAGGGTGGTGACTCTTCGTCAGTCATTGCTTGCTCAGACATCCCGTTTGGCTCTTGAGGACATTAAGCTCAAGTTCATTGATACATCTTCCAAATTTGGGCATGGTCGTTTCCAGACTGCCGATGAGAAGCTCAAGTTTTACAATCGTGTCAAGGCTTGA